Proteins found in one Cetobacterium ceti genomic segment:
- the nusB gene encoding transcription antitermination factor NusB, with protein MSRREAREELFKLVFEAEVNETPIETVVEDYMGREELKVNENGKTFITTYAKGLGENQDEVMAVLNNNIEGWSFERIGNIEKALLKISTYEILFQDTPAEIVINEAVELAKKYGDEKSYEFINGVLAKVVAKKN; from the coding sequence ATGAGTAGAAGAGAAGCTAGAGAAGAATTATTCAAATTAGTATTTGAAGCGGAGGTTAATGAAACTCCAATAGAAACTGTAGTAGAAGACTACATGGGTAGAGAAGAGCTAAAAGTAAATGAAAATGGAAAAACTTTTATCACAACTTATGCTAAAGGTCTTGGAGAAAACCAAGATGAAGTTATGGCAGTTTTAAATAACAATATTGAAGGATGGTCTTTTGAAAGAATAGGAAATATAGAGAAGGCTTTATTAAAGATTTCAACATATGAGATACTATTCCAAGATACTCCAGCAGAAATTGTTATAAACGAAGCTGTTGAATTAGCAAAAAAATATGGAGATGAAAAATCTTACGAATTTATAAATGGAGTATTAGCAAAAGTTGTAGCTAAGAAAAATTAA
- a CDS encoding DUF2273 domain-containing protein yields the protein MLEELIEKFIYNFKKYVGCLIGFVIAILLLEYGFFKTVFVVVVSYIGFKLGDEKISKILKKKIIERLKD from the coding sequence ATGTTAGAAGAGCTAATAGAAAAATTTATATATAATTTCAAAAAGTATGTAGGTTGTCTAATAGGTTTTGTAATCGCAATACTTTTATTGGAATATGGATTTTTTAAAACAGTTTTTGTGGTAGTAGTAAGTTATATAGGATTTAAATTGGGAGATGAAAAAATCTCAAAAATATTAAAAAAGAAAATTATCGAAAGATTAAAAGATTAG
- the amaP gene encoding alkaline shock response membrane anchor protein AmaP, with translation MWKKLVFFLAWIGIFILSIFGFIYTLVPNLLRIDTNTLTFKIITLNICILYFIITMLKLFSLFTKKEGYKVKNENGVIYISEDSIRSIVKTILDRDPDIKGARIKSGKSGGKLYVSVTLEILSNDNIAEKTNSIQGAIREELNSRLDLNVDRVEVKISKVSVRKEPTV, from the coding sequence ATGTGGAAGAAATTAGTATTTTTTCTTGCTTGGATAGGAATATTTATTTTATCAATATTTGGATTTATATATACATTAGTACCTAATTTACTGAGAATAGATACAAATACTTTAACATTTAAGATTATAACATTGAATATTTGCATACTTTACTTTATAATAACTATGTTAAAGTTATTTTCACTTTTTACAAAGAAAGAAGGATATAAGGTAAAAAATGAAAATGGAGTAATTTATATATCTGAAGATTCTATCAGATCCATAGTAAAAACAATTTTAGACAGAGATCCCGATATAAAGGGAGCTAGAATAAAAAGTGGAAAATCCGGTGGGAAGTTATATGTATCGGTAACTTTAGAGATTCTATCTAATGATAATATAGCAGAGAAAACAAACTCTATTCAAGGGGCTATTAGAGAAGAATTGAATAGTAGATTAGACTTAAATGTGGATAGAGTAGAAGTTAAAATATCTAAAGTTTCTGTAAGAAAAGAACCTACTGTATAG
- a CDS encoding Asp23/Gls24 family envelope stress response protein: MNELGNIKISDDVVKTIAAKAAEDVAGVYKLAGGVADEVSKMLGKKRPTNGVKVEVGEKECSIEVYIIVEYGYPISEIAQNVQKAVLNIITQMTGLKVVEVNVYVQDVKIVSETAEETTDDVEIM; the protein is encoded by the coding sequence ATGAACGAATTAGGAAATATTAAAATTTCAGATGATGTGGTAAAAACAATAGCTGCAAAGGCTGCTGAGGATGTAGCAGGTGTTTATAAACTTGCAGGTGGAGTTGCCGATGAAGTTAGTAAAATGTTAGGTAAAAAAAGACCAACTAATGGAGTTAAGGTAGAAGTAGGAGAAAAAGAGTGTAGTATTGAAGTATATATCATAGTTGAATATGGATATCCTATTTCTGAGATTGCCCAAAATGTTCAAAAAGCTGTATTAAATATAATAACTCAAATGACAGGATTAAAAGTTGTAGAAGTTAATGTATATGTACAAGATGTTAAAATTGTAAGTGAAACAGCGGAAGAAACAACAGATGATGTAGAAATAATGTAA